A stretch of the Planktothricoides raciborskii GIHE-MW2 genome encodes the following:
- a CDS encoding DUF1822 family protein, producing the protein MSITTSNLSNKDRLERIWHLLQDAEKLQQERINSGFDYVNLYVEDVESDWLENWGEDVTELPVRLRQWFHNVFEPDWHSIEEIFDPAATKISLQTAGVKRAKLIDLESQVALIVTLKNESSTKTSILLQVHGTDLHYLPENLLMTVLSPLGVVLGCAIAHQTSEVIQLEFTVERGEEFTVEIKSGCLTVTQNFLM; encoded by the coding sequence ATGAGCATAACTACTAGCAATCTCAGCAATAAAGACAGACTGGAGAGAATTTGGCATTTACTACAAGATGCAGAGAAATTACAGCAAGAAAGAATTAACTCTGGCTTTGATTATGTCAATCTTTATGTTGAAGATGTCGAAAGCGATTGGCTAGAAAATTGGGGTGAGGATGTCACCGAGTTGCCCGTCAGACTTCGGCAGTGGTTTCACAATGTTTTTGAACCTGATTGGCATTCAATTGAGGAGATTTTTGACCCCGCAGCCACCAAGATTTCTTTACAAACCGCTGGGGTAAAACGCGCCAAGTTGATTGACCTGGAATCTCAAGTTGCCCTAATTGTCACGCTGAAAAACGAGTCCTCGACAAAAACCAGCATTCTTTTACAAGTTCATGGGACGGATTTACATTATCTCCCAGAAAACCTGCTGATGACTGTGCTTTCTCCTTTGGGAGTCGTTCTCGGTTGCGCGATCGCCCATCAGACCAGTGAGGTGATTCAATTGGAGTTTACGGTTGAACGAGGAGAAGAGTTTACCGTTGAGATCAAATCTGGCTGCCTGACGGTGACACAAAACTTTTTAATGTAA
- a CDS encoding F420-0--gamma-glutamyl ligase has protein sequence MAETIGLGLGAAALVLGVAGVSLELQYRRRPGNDLELTTGLWQQETLSPQHWQLVGVMEFRNLTPNLEIMLPQVSAEVTLLSEGSLTKIQTQTHVKSMHPDTPARADGYWDAYIVKVRKITQMSVTIDIQGENLSDLQTAWIKINYLTYGPEGRIPKVKHIIVPLKFPNPAENPAWREVPAAKGQVLPVKTHLLTNSDDPVGVVKRYVLPHAKPGDIVAIGETPVAIMQGRWRDPSQVKPGFVAKRLCYFFLPTSSLATACGLQSLVDVVGPVRVFLAFVGGAIARVFGYRGAFYQLAGEQARLIDDVTGTLPPYDQFIVLGPENPQQVVDRIKRETDISAAIVDVNDLKAVKILAATSDISSDFLEAALRNNPAGNGNEQTPVVLIRQTA, from the coding sequence ATCGCAGAAACAATTGGACTGGGATTAGGTGCGGCAGCCCTCGTGCTCGGTGTCGCTGGTGTGTCCCTAGAGTTGCAATACCGCCGCCGACCGGGGAATGATTTAGAACTGACCACCGGCTTATGGCAACAAGAAACCTTGTCTCCCCAGCATTGGCAATTAGTGGGGGTAATGGAGTTTCGCAACCTGACGCCCAACTTGGAAATTATGCTGCCCCAAGTGTCTGCGGAGGTGACGTTACTGTCTGAGGGCAGTTTGACGAAAATTCAGACTCAGACTCACGTGAAATCGATGCATCCAGATACCCCAGCCCGGGCTGATGGCTATTGGGATGCCTATATTGTTAAAGTGCGTAAAATCACGCAAATGTCGGTTACGATTGATATTCAAGGGGAGAATCTCAGCGATCTGCAAACCGCTTGGATCAAAATTAATTACCTGACTTATGGCCCCGAAGGACGCATTCCCAAGGTTAAACATATTATTGTGCCGTTAAAGTTTCCCAATCCGGCAGAAAATCCGGCGTGGCGAGAAGTTCCCGCAGCCAAGGGTCAAGTGTTGCCGGTGAAAACTCATTTGCTGACCAATTCCGACGATCCGGTGGGGGTGGTGAAGCGATATGTCCTGCCTCATGCTAAACCGGGAGATATTGTGGCAATTGGGGAAACTCCCGTGGCGATTATGCAAGGACGGTGGCGAGATCCCAGTCAAGTTAAGCCCGGATTTGTGGCTAAACGATTATGTTATTTTTTCTTACCCACTTCCAGTTTAGCTACCGCTTGTGGGTTACAGTCTTTGGTAGATGTGGTAGGCCCGGTGCGAGTATTTTTGGCCTTTGTTGGTGGGGCGATCGCCAGGGTATTTGGTTATCGTGGCGCTTTTTACCAGTTAGCTGGGGAACAAGCCCGTTTAATCGATGATGTCACCGGCACTTTGCCGCCTTACGATCAATTTATTGTCCTCGGCCCGGAAAATCCCCAGCAAGTGGTGGATCGAATTAAACGAGAAACTGATATTTCAGCGGCGATCGTCGATGTGAACGACTTGAAAGCAGTTAAGATATTGGCAGCAACCTCTGATATTTCCTCTGACTTCTTAGAAGCCGCTTTAAGAAATAATCCCGCAGGCAATGGTAACGAACAAACTCCGGTTGTGTTAATTCGCCAGACTGCTTAA
- a CDS encoding GNAT family N-acetyltransferase encodes MSVSLHRNRNVTIRPLQQRDLEAVEHLLQIGIELETPSCSIEKCSLDIHRQFQPIRTWYGLLRLFSLFPNPLQHLLCARVAERDNQILGLIQIAPFNSTRSTWRVERVVVDPGADHLLIGSMLLRHCLEAIWEARMWLLEVNVNDKDALALYRHNGFQPLAQMTYWAIAPELLTQLTQREPDLPNLLPVSNADAHLLCQLDIAAMPPLVRQVFERHKSDFQTSFFQAILQGIRQWLDRTEVVSGYVFEPQRKAAIGHFQLRLCKDGSFAHRGSLTVHPAYTWLYPEILSQMARIAKDLPPQSLQLASADYQPEREEYLEQIRAERIEHTMLMSRSVWHKLRESKRVALDALQLTDMLPGLSPVRKPIPSRITWWGSEIESAAPCRPPESSRPNIEDSRQCSTGDEGQFSS; translated from the coding sequence ATGAGTGTCAGTCTTCATCGAAATCGAAATGTCACGATTCGTCCTTTACAACAAAGGGATCTCGAAGCGGTAGAGCATCTACTGCAAATCGGCATTGAGCTAGAAACTCCTAGCTGTTCCATTGAAAAATGTTCTCTAGATATTCACCGGCAATTCCAACCGATTCGCACTTGGTATGGGTTGCTTAGGTTATTCAGTTTATTTCCCAATCCTTTGCAGCACCTATTATGTGCGCGGGTGGCTGAACGAGATAACCAAATTTTGGGATTGATTCAGATTGCGCCGTTTAATAGTACCCGCAGCACTTGGCGGGTTGAAAGAGTTGTGGTGGATCCGGGCGCAGACCATTTATTGATTGGTTCGATGCTGTTGCGCCACTGCTTAGAAGCAATTTGGGAAGCCCGGATGTGGTTGTTGGAAGTGAATGTGAATGATAAGGATGCTTTGGCCTTGTATCGTCATAATGGGTTTCAACCGTTAGCCCAGATGACTTATTGGGCGATCGCGCCTGAGTTGTTGACTCAGTTAACCCAGCGGGAACCGGACTTACCGAACTTGTTGCCTGTGAGCAATGCGGATGCTCATTTACTCTGTCAACTGGATATCGCCGCGATGCCCCCTCTGGTGCGTCAAGTGTTTGAACGCCATAAAAGTGACTTTCAAACCAGTTTTTTCCAAGCCATCCTCCAAGGGATCCGCCAATGGCTCGATCGCACCGAAGTGGTGAGTGGTTATGTGTTTGAACCCCAGCGCAAAGCCGCGATCGGTCATTTTCAACTGCGCTTATGTAAAGATGGCTCTTTTGCCCACCGAGGTAGTTTAACCGTTCATCCCGCTTATACCTGGCTATATCCAGAAATTCTCTCGCAAATGGCCCGCATTGCCAAAGATTTGCCCCCGCAGTCACTCCAACTGGCTTCCGCAGATTATCAACCGGAACGAGAAGAGTATTTAGAACAAATCCGGGCGGAACGCATTGAACATACGATGTTGATGTCTCGTTCGGTCTGGCATAAACTCCGAGAATCTAAACGGGTTGCTTTGGATGCTTTGCAACTGACGGATATGCTGCCCGGTTTATCCCCAGTCCGCAAGCCCATCCCCAGTCGGATTACCTGGTGGGGGAGTGAAATAGAATCCGCCGCCCCCTGTCGTCCCCCAGAGTCCTCGCGACCGAATATTGAAGATTCTCGTCAATGTTCGACCGGTGACGAAGGTCAATTTTCTAGCTAA
- the ruvX gene encoding Holliday junction resolvase RuvX has product MTKKISALGLDLGRKRIGVAGCDGTGLIATGLETIYRKSFAQVVANLEAIIRDREVQVLVVGLPYSMDGTVGLQARQILKFAQALSTALQLPVEYVDERLTSFQAEEMLKAENISPSRNKGLIDRKAAALILQQWLDDRRQKLSALTPEPGTLSQDEERGTVDG; this is encoded by the coding sequence GTGACAAAAAAAATCTCTGCTTTAGGTTTGGATCTCGGTAGAAAGCGAATTGGTGTCGCAGGTTGTGATGGCACGGGGTTGATTGCTACCGGGTTGGAGACTATCTACCGCAAATCTTTTGCCCAGGTGGTCGCCAACCTAGAAGCAATTATCCGCGATCGCGAAGTCCAAGTCCTCGTCGTCGGTTTACCTTATTCGATGGATGGCACCGTTGGGCTCCAAGCTCGACAGATCCTCAAATTTGCTCAAGCGCTCTCTACGGCTTTACAGTTACCTGTGGAGTATGTGGATGAGCGCTTAACTTCTTTTCAGGCGGAAGAAATGCTCAAGGCGGAAAATATTTCCCCTTCCCGAAATAAGGGGCTGATCGATCGCAAAGCCGCTGCCCTGATTTTGCAGCAATGGTTAGATGACCGTCGGCAAAAGCTATCAGCCCTCACCCCTGAACCCGGAACCCTCAGCCAGGATGAGGAGAGAGGAACCGTTGACGGTTGA
- a CDS encoding DUF3727 domain-containing protein, which translates to MTQSEFPQENGTFSAKSVTVTDEFGRSLACYVEHSFELNGENYVLLLPVDAPVEIFAWAEDDDDEEPIAIEDPDEIDEIFETAKAVLEEQNLTLKRTAVTLTVSGELPDLLEDEAESSEEEEGYEELQLLASFYNEEQEYAIYTPLDPFFILARLDENGQPQLLSDEELEELEPMLPSLEGMIEEHLFSEMN; encoded by the coding sequence ATGACCCAATCAGAATTCCCACAAGAAAATGGAACCTTTTCCGCGAAATCTGTGACTGTAACTGATGAATTTGGGCGATCGCTCGCTTGTTATGTTGAGCATTCGTTTGAACTAAATGGGGAAAATTATGTGTTGCTTTTGCCGGTAGATGCCCCGGTAGAAATTTTTGCTTGGGCAGAAGATGACGATGATGAAGAACCCATTGCGATCGAAGACCCTGATGAGATTGATGAGATTTTTGAAACCGCCAAAGCGGTGCTAGAAGAACAAAATCTCACCCTCAAACGCACTGCTGTCACCCTAACCGTCAGTGGTGAACTTCCCGATTTACTAGAGGATGAGGCGGAGTCTTCTGAAGAAGAAGAAGGGTATGAGGAGTTACAACTGCTGGCTAGTTTTTATAATGAAGAGCAGGAGTATGCCATTTATACACCGCTAGATCCATTTTTTATTTTGGCTCGATTGGACGAAAATGGACAACCGCAATTACTCTCTGATGAAGAATTAGAAGAACTCGAACCGATGTTACCAAGCTTGGAAGGAATGATTGAAGAACACTTATTTAGTGAAATGAATTAA
- the mltG gene encoding endolytic transglycosylase MltG yields the protein MAGLQAGAWWMSASAPMASPFTKETDEESKPKAIYLEIASGTPGQQIGTKLINQGLIRSETAWKLWTRWQTFREPNGGFQAGAYEFYPTEDLNAIATKIWRGSVVQDGYTIREGWTLKKMADYLESLGFFSAKEFMAAASEIPTNEFPWLPKDIPHLEGFLYPDTYHLNSDQISPQAVIRQMLGQFERLVLPVYEAGKAQTNYSLKEWVTLASIVEREAVIAQERPLIAGVFARRLEEGIPLGADPTVEYGLGVTQTPDRPLTWEQVETPSPYNTYLNVGLPPTPIGSPGLPSLTASLNPQKTEYLYFVARYDGTHVFSRTLAEHQKAQEEIHDRRDGARQ from the coding sequence GTGGCTGGGTTGCAAGCTGGGGCCTGGTGGATGTCCGCCAGTGCGCCAATGGCTTCACCGTTTACAAAAGAGACCGATGAAGAGTCAAAACCCAAAGCGATCTATTTAGAAATCGCTTCGGGAACTCCGGGACAGCAAATCGGTACAAAATTAATCAACCAAGGGTTGATTCGGTCGGAAACCGCGTGGAAATTATGGACTCGCTGGCAAACTTTCCGAGAACCCAATGGTGGATTCCAGGCAGGGGCTTATGAGTTTTACCCAACGGAAGATTTGAATGCGATCGCCACTAAAATTTGGCGAGGATCGGTCGTTCAAGATGGCTACACGATCCGGGAAGGTTGGACACTGAAAAAGATGGCGGATTATCTTGAGTCCCTTGGTTTTTTCAGCGCTAAAGAATTCATGGCTGCCGCGTCAGAAATTCCCACCAATGAATTTCCCTGGCTACCCAAAGATATTCCTCACCTAGAAGGATTTTTATATCCAGACACTTATCATCTCAATAGCGATCAGATCAGTCCACAAGCAGTGATCCGCCAAATGCTAGGGCAATTTGAACGATTAGTCCTGCCAGTTTATGAAGCCGGGAAAGCCCAAACTAATTACAGTTTAAAAGAATGGGTGACTCTGGCTAGTATTGTTGAAAGAGAAGCGGTGATCGCACAAGAACGTCCGCTGATTGCTGGGGTATTTGCCAGACGATTAGAAGAAGGAATTCCTCTGGGTGCTGACCCAACCGTTGAATATGGATTAGGGGTGACACAAACTCCCGATCGCCCTTTAACTTGGGAACAAGTTGAGACTCCTTCTCCTTATAATACTTATCTCAATGTGGGTTTACCTCCAACTCCCATTGGCTCACCAGGACTGCCGAGTTTAACAGCGAGTTTAAATCCGCAAAAAACTGAATATTTGTATTTTGTCGCTCGCTATGATGGCACTCATGTATTTAGCCGTACCTTGGCCGAACATCAAAAAGCGCAGGAGGAAATTCACGATCGCCGAGATGGGGCGCGACAATAG
- a CDS encoding YqeG family HAD IIIA-type phosphatase, producing MSWGKLLEPDLVLGSSVLTITPELIQQHHLKGLVLDVDETLVPINQDHISDELQQWVSEIRQVASLWLVSNNVISARIARIGDALNLPYIAGAAKPSRRKLRQAVEQMQLPVEQLAMVGDRLFTDVLAGNRLGMFTILVEPLVDPAEGLGMARLRSFEVWFSQVLGATLTHK from the coding sequence ATGTCTTGGGGCAAACTTTTAGAACCGGATCTCGTTTTGGGCAGTTCAGTTTTGACGATTACTCCAGAATTAATTCAGCAACATCATCTCAAAGGACTGGTTTTAGATGTTGATGAAACTCTGGTGCCAATTAATCAAGATCATATCTCCGATGAGTTACAACAATGGGTGAGTGAAATTCGACAAGTCGCTAGTTTATGGTTGGTTAGTAATAATGTGATTTCAGCCCGGATTGCTCGTATCGGAGATGCCCTGAATTTGCCTTATATTGCTGGGGCGGCTAAACCATCCCGTCGGAAGTTAAGACAAGCGGTGGAGCAAATGCAGTTGCCGGTGGAACAATTAGCGATGGTGGGCGATCGCCTCTTTACCGATGTTCTCGCAGGCAATCGGTTAGGAATGTTTACTATTTTAGTAGAACCATTAGTCGATCCCGCTGAAGGATTGGGCATGGCTCGCTTACGCTCGTTTGAAGTTTGGTTTTCCCAAGTTTTGGGGGCGACACTCACCCATAAGTAG
- a CDS encoding adenylate/guanylate cyclase domain-containing protein, giving the protein MHDKKLSLFYLIKARLSKRIVFWVFLSLIAIEAIILIPSAQRREQELLEQLTEVSSAKVSWLIQTYPMISSQEFIVQLRRLKIETMFGKIIGGILYDSQGKTLHQFGEIPSLDWEQVMSDRLKLKPHDLDRYDLAWKLEHIPGNYILILRHDVSLIGIELWAYKARIAGLVVLISLVVTSTTMFVLGKTVIFPVLQLRDDILGAGEALSQDLPTPDFYSCSVQRTDELGEVMQAFKQMFERVHQEIAERKQAEEMLRGEQQKSETLLLNILPTAIAKKLKNGENHIADGFASVTILFADIVGFTQLSQQTSPADLVQLLNHIFSAFDRLSEKHQLEKIKTIGDAYMVVGGLPIPRPDHAEAIAAMALDMQDAIADFNAQNKSDLTMRIGINTGAAIAGVIGTKKFIYDLWGDAVNTASRMESHGIPGEIQVTESTYNLLKNKYSFQPRGKIHIKGKGKMTTYLLKKSDS; this is encoded by the coding sequence ATGCATGACAAAAAGCTCTCATTGTTTTACTTGATTAAAGCTAGATTATCTAAAAGAATCGTTTTTTGGGTATTTCTCAGTTTAATTGCCATTGAAGCCATAATTTTAATCCCTTCAGCGCAGCGACGAGAACAAGAACTTCTAGAGCAATTAACCGAGGTATCCTCGGCCAAAGTCAGTTGGCTAATTCAAACCTACCCGATGATTTCTAGTCAAGAATTTATAGTGCAATTACGGCGACTAAAAATTGAAACAATGTTTGGCAAAATTATCGGCGGAATTCTCTATGATAGTCAGGGAAAGACTCTCCATCAATTTGGAGAAATTCCCTCCCTTGATTGGGAACAGGTAATGAGCGATCGCCTCAAACTCAAGCCGCACGATCTGGATCGATACGATCTGGCTTGGAAATTAGAACATATTCCGGGAAACTACATATTAATTTTGCGCCATGATGTATCTTTAATTGGCATAGAATTATGGGCATATAAAGCCCGAATTGCTGGCTTAGTAGTCTTAATTTCTCTCGTAGTCACTTCAACAACGATGTTTGTCTTAGGAAAAACGGTAATTTTTCCTGTATTGCAACTGCGCGATGACATCCTAGGGGCGGGAGAAGCCCTGAGTCAAGACTTACCCACCCCAGACTTTTATTCTTGTTCCGTGCAAAGAACTGATGAATTAGGAGAAGTTATGCAAGCGTTTAAGCAAATGTTTGAAAGAGTCCATCAAGAAATTGCCGAACGAAAACAAGCGGAAGAAATGTTACGAGGCGAACAGCAAAAATCGGAAACTTTACTCTTAAATATTTTACCCACTGCGATCGCAAAAAAATTAAAGAATGGAGAAAATCACATTGCCGATGGATTTGCCTCAGTAACGATTTTGTTTGCGGATATTGTCGGCTTTACCCAACTTTCCCAACAAACATCCCCCGCTGATTTAGTCCAATTATTAAACCATATTTTTTCTGCCTTTGATCGCTTAAGCGAAAAACATCAATTAGAAAAAATAAAAACCATTGGGGATGCGTATATGGTGGTGGGAGGTTTGCCCATTCCCAGACCGGATCACGCCGAAGCGATCGCGGCAATGGCCCTGGATATGCAAGATGCGATCGCCGATTTTAATGCCCAAAATAAATCCGATTTAACCATGCGAATTGGCATCAATACCGGGGCAGCGATCGCTGGAGTCATTGGCACCAAAAAATTTATCTATGACCTATGGGGTGATGCGGTCAATACTGCCTCTCGCATGGAGTCCCACGGCATTCCTGGAGAAATTCAGGTGACAGAATCTACCTACAATCTGCTGAAAAACAAATATTCTTTCCAGCCACGGGGAAAAATTCATATTAAAGGCAAAGGAAAAATGACGACCTATTTACTGAAAAAATCAGATAGTTAG
- a CDS encoding trans-aconitate 2-methyltransferase, translated as MQEIFPGELFLNLTDYDRNIRQLLPRYDEMLDLLVHCIPPNTRQLLELGCGTGELTGKILSRFPEIEIVAVDYSPRMLDFASVKIDKFGYGEQVHWIKADFGNLASLNAPLAPKNGFDVCLSSLAIHHLTDPMKEKVFQWIGENLQPNGCFWNGDLVLPDLPNLVEFYQKTREEWAVSHGNTLSKLREQIAPTKPEGYSHEQEMGDLLDQLAMLKNVGFHPVMVPWKYYQLAIFGGYRSPG; from the coding sequence ATGCAAGAGATATTTCCTGGAGAACTTTTCCTAAATCTGACTGACTACGATCGCAACATTCGACAACTATTGCCCCGTTATGATGAAATGCTGGATCTGCTTGTACATTGCATTCCACCGAATACTCGACAGTTGTTAGAACTGGGTTGTGGGACGGGTGAACTCACGGGCAAAATCCTCAGTCGATTTCCGGAAATTGAAATTGTCGCCGTGGATTATTCTCCTCGAATGCTAGATTTTGCCAGTGTGAAAATTGACAAATTTGGCTATGGAGAACAAGTCCATTGGATTAAAGCTGATTTTGGCAATTTAGCCAGCCTGAATGCACCTTTGGCTCCCAAAAATGGGTTTGATGTTTGTTTGTCATCTTTGGCTATTCACCATTTAACAGATCCAATGAAAGAAAAAGTGTTTCAATGGATTGGCGAAAATTTACAGCCAAACGGTTGTTTTTGGAATGGGGATTTGGTGTTGCCCGATTTACCTAACCTCGTGGAATTTTATCAAAAAACTCGCGAAGAATGGGCGGTGAGTCACGGAAATACTTTGAGCAAACTTCGAGAGCAAATTGCCCCAACGAAACCCGAAGGGTATTCCCATGAACAGGAAATGGGTGATTTATTAGATCAGTTGGCTATGTTGAAAAACGTCGGCTTTCATCCGGTGATGGTGCCCTGGAAATATTATCAATTAGCCATATTTGGCGGCTATCGATCGCCGGGTTAA
- a CDS encoding DUF3370 family protein gives MFSDIDNHWAKECIIQLAKRNLVSGYPDRNYRPNAPVTRAEFAVLMCNLFANAPVVQTAVNFKDVPENYWAYRAIKTASEKAFFVGYPDFSFKPNQQIPRVQAIIVVAAQLKLKAPTDVDRILASAFNDAMQIPNYAKNMIAAATIGSLVVNYPNVKELKANQSATRGEIATLLTQALQIPGVPEEYISRVQQLSGEIRPLPGGLDSIPTFNSNSPEVVENSGILLSTFPPTGKQVPTAHLNFPFTGRFDVFTHHITRARDQAETHPFYQGILMHNPTNETVVVEVLTGASYLTSPDAFFINLPPMVDNSFGDVFSGPGSRVMNEVLRQRRQAIFPKYIDIPAKGYQMLLNLPIPLGNRVPVSNARSTMMRLSSNGRIYLANLAMKAPKNADGSYRSPTVEEWRNLLVTGKLVSPRDSVPTPLEPEVKFPIVFSRVAGVSQGTQWKGQITDNSNSSFLSIPNPGQAFSYPIATIHQVTLGTQQVQSAKMLVRYPDTAYFAHANYGIEYDLIVPLQNKTRATQTISVIFSSPLKNSEADPPNQSELVFLNGSDRIFFRGTVRVSYLDEVGEEHTRYFHLVQPEGNEGKPLVTLTMLPGSHTRIQVNFLYPPDATPPQVLTVKNEGSKN, from the coding sequence ATGTTTTCTGATATTGATAATCATTGGGCAAAAGAATGCATTATCCAACTAGCTAAACGAAACCTGGTCAGCGGTTATCCTGATCGCAATTATCGCCCCAATGCCCCAGTGACTCGGGCAGAATTTGCGGTACTAATGTGTAATTTATTTGCCAATGCCCCAGTGGTACAGACGGCGGTTAACTTTAAAGATGTACCGGAAAACTACTGGGCGTATCGAGCCATTAAAACCGCTTCAGAAAAAGCATTTTTTGTGGGATATCCCGATTTTAGTTTTAAGCCCAATCAGCAAATTCCTAGAGTTCAAGCTATTATTGTGGTGGCGGCCCAACTGAAGTTAAAAGCCCCAACCGATGTTGATCGAATTCTTGCCAGTGCTTTCAATGATGCTATGCAAATTCCTAATTACGCTAAAAACATGATTGCCGCTGCCACAATTGGCTCCCTGGTAGTAAATTATCCCAACGTAAAAGAACTAAAAGCGAATCAAAGTGCCACCAGAGGTGAAATTGCCACTTTATTAACTCAAGCGTTACAAATTCCCGGTGTACCTGAAGAATATATTTCCAGAGTGCAGCAATTATCTGGAGAAATTCGCCCCTTACCGGGAGGGCTAGATTCAATTCCTACTTTTAATAGTAATAGTCCGGAAGTAGTGGAAAATTCGGGAATTTTATTATCTACATTTCCCCCCACGGGCAAACAAGTGCCAACAGCGCATTTAAATTTTCCTTTTACGGGTAGGTTTGATGTGTTCACTCACCATATTACCCGCGCCCGAGATCAGGCAGAAACCCATCCGTTTTATCAAGGAATTTTGATGCATAATCCTACGAATGAAACGGTGGTGGTGGAAGTTTTGACAGGAGCGAGTTATTTGACTTCTCCTGATGCTTTTTTTATCAATTTACCACCGATGGTGGATAACAGCTTTGGGGATGTTTTTTCTGGGCCGGGTAGTCGGGTGATGAATGAGGTTTTACGCCAACGAAGACAGGCCATTTTTCCTAAATATATTGATATTCCTGCCAAAGGATATCAAATGTTATTAAATTTACCGATTCCTCTGGGTAATCGGGTGCCGGTTTCTAATGCGCGATCTACCATGATGCGGTTGTCGAGTAATGGCCGAATTTATTTGGCGAATTTGGCCATGAAAGCGCCGAAAAATGCCGATGGTAGCTATCGATCGCCCACGGTGGAGGAATGGCGCAATTTATTAGTCACAGGTAAATTAGTTTCTCCTAGGGATTCGGTGCCCACTCCCTTAGAACCGGAGGTGAAATTTCCCATTGTATTTAGTCGAGTAGCGGGAGTATCCCAGGGCACCCAATGGAAAGGGCAAATTACCGATAATTCTAACAGTTCATTCTTGAGTATTCCCAACCCTGGACAAGCCTTTTCTTATCCCATTGCCACCATTCATCAGGTCACATTGGGTACTCAACAAGTGCAAAGTGCTAAAATGTTAGTTCGTTATCCAGATACCGCCTATTTTGCTCATGCCAATTATGGCATAGAATATGACTTAATTGTGCCATTGCAGAATAAAACCCGTGCAACTCAGACGATATCAGTGATATTTTCTTCCCCTTTAAAAAATAGCGAAGCCGACCCACCGAATCAAAGTGAATTAGTATTTTTAAATGGGAGCGATCGCATCTTTTTCCGAGGAACTGTCCGAGTCAGTTATCTGGACGAAGTGGGGGAAGAACATACCCGCTATTTTCACTTAGTTCAACCGGAAGGAAATGAGGGCAAACCTTTAGTCACCTTGACCATGTTACCGGGTTCTCACACCCGCATTCAAGTGAATTTCCTTTATCCCCCAGATGCTACACCTCCCCAAGTTTTAACGGTAAAAAATGAGGGGTCGAAAAATTAA
- a CDS encoding nucleoside triphosphate pyrophosphohydrolase, which translates to MKKEYNKLVRDRIPEILLEAGLDFEISTLSETEYRQLLRKKIIEEAQELAESDAEHLLTELADLYEVLDALIETYGLSLDAILKKQKQRRIERGGFKQRIQLLWTEESSDSQAK; encoded by the coding sequence ATGAAAAAAGAATATAATAAGCTAGTGCGCGATCGCATTCCAGAAATTCTGCTTGAAGCGGGTCTAGATTTTGAGATTAGTACCCTATCGGAAACAGAATATCGTCAGTTATTAAGAAAAAAAATTATCGAAGAAGCCCAAGAACTCGCTGAATCTGATGCGGAACATTTATTAACGGAATTGGCCGATTTATATGAAGTCCTCGATGCCCTAATCGAGACTTATGGTTTATCCCTAGATGCTATCCTGAAAAAACAAAAACAACGCCGCATAGAACGGGGTGGCTTTAAACAGCGAATTCAACTGCTTTGGACTGAAGAATCCTCGGATTCTCAGGCTAAATAA